The following proteins are encoded in a genomic region of Nocardioides renjunii:
- a CDS encoding polyprenyl synthetase family protein, which produces MTSTDTDAALARLLEAGRSRAAAVDPHHANLWTALAAATEGGKRFRPGLVVAAHDALGGAQASAAAEVGAAVELLHTAFVIHDDVIDGDHLRRGRLNVSGTFRAQARSDGAGPDEAADYGLTAAILAGDLALAAAVRAVATCGAPGPVVHHLLDLFDAALHTTASGELADVRLSMDVVEATLPESLAMEEQKTSAYSFALPLQAGAVLAEAEPATTARLGEAGRTMGIAFQLVDDLIGVFGDPDRSGKSSTSDLRTRKQTPLLVHARSTAQWSELRTYVGRDLDADELDHVRGLLTASGSRRFVEDLAEEHLKASRTVLDELGMSLEMLDDVTTRPPALAGSGAAA; this is translated from the coding sequence GACGCTGCCCTGGCGCGCCTGCTCGAGGCGGGGCGCAGCCGCGCCGCCGCCGTCGACCCGCACCACGCGAACCTGTGGACGGCCCTCGCCGCGGCCACCGAGGGCGGCAAGCGCTTCCGCCCCGGCCTCGTGGTGGCCGCGCACGACGCCCTGGGCGGCGCCCAGGCCAGCGCGGCGGCCGAGGTCGGCGCCGCCGTCGAGCTCCTCCACACCGCCTTCGTCATCCACGACGACGTCATCGACGGCGACCACCTGCGCCGCGGCCGCCTCAACGTCAGCGGGACCTTCCGCGCGCAGGCCCGCTCCGACGGCGCGGGACCCGACGAGGCCGCCGACTACGGGCTGACCGCCGCGATCCTCGCCGGTGACCTCGCCCTCGCCGCCGCCGTGCGGGCCGTCGCCACGTGCGGAGCCCCCGGCCCGGTCGTGCACCACCTGCTCGACCTCTTCGACGCCGCGCTGCACACGACCGCCTCCGGCGAGCTCGCCGACGTGCGCCTGTCCATGGACGTCGTCGAGGCCACGCTGCCGGAGAGCCTGGCGATGGAGGAGCAGAAGACCAGCGCCTACTCGTTCGCCCTCCCGCTGCAGGCCGGCGCCGTGCTCGCCGAGGCGGAGCCAGCGACGACGGCGCGGCTCGGGGAGGCCGGTCGCACCATGGGCATCGCGTTCCAGCTCGTCGACGACCTCATCGGGGTCTTCGGCGACCCGGACCGCTCCGGCAAGAGCTCGACCAGCGACCTCCGCACCCGCAAGCAGACCCCCCTCCTCGTCCACGCGCGGTCGACCGCGCAGTGGTCGGAGCTGAGGACCTACGTCGGCCGCGACCTCGACGCCGACGAGCTCGACCACGTGCGCGGGCTGCTGACGGCCTCCGGGTCGCGCCGCTTCGTCGAGGACCTCGCCGAGGAGCACCTCAAGGCGTCCCGCACGGTCCTCGACGAGCTCGGGATGAGCCTCGAGATGCTCGACGACGTCACCACGCGCCCCCCGGCGCTCGCCGGGAGCGGGGCAGCGGCATGA
- a CDS encoding phytoene/squalene synthase family protein → MSLFVGRGTPRSLYDVVSEASSAVVIREYSSSFGLASRLLAEPVRTQVRNVYALVRVADEIVDNPDPTLAREARATMLDWLEDDVRHALRTGYSGNLVVHAFARTAIAVGIEDDVVAPFFSSMRTDLDTTRHTPESFERYVYGSAEVVGLMCLRAFLAAPDAPPDRGHQYDRLAPGARRLGAAFQKLNFVRDLSDDHDVLRRDYFPGLDVEAFCDRDRDLILDDIDADLRAAAAVVPDLPPSSRRAVRAAHATFAELATRLRAASADEIRRTRVRVPTAVKLRLAVGAIHGGRS, encoded by the coding sequence ATGAGCTTGTTCGTCGGCAGGGGCACCCCCCGCAGCCTCTACGACGTCGTCTCCGAGGCGAGCTCCGCGGTCGTCATCCGCGAGTACTCCAGCTCGTTCGGGCTCGCCTCGCGCCTGCTCGCCGAGCCGGTCCGCACCCAGGTCCGCAACGTCTACGCGCTGGTGCGGGTGGCCGACGAGATCGTCGACAACCCCGACCCGACGCTGGCGCGGGAGGCACGCGCCACCATGCTCGACTGGCTCGAGGACGACGTGCGGCACGCCCTGCGCACCGGCTACAGCGGCAACCTCGTCGTCCACGCCTTCGCCCGCACGGCGATCGCGGTCGGGATCGAGGACGACGTCGTGGCGCCGTTCTTCTCCTCGATGCGGACCGACCTCGACACGACCCGGCACACGCCGGAGAGCTTCGAGCGCTACGTCTACGGCTCGGCGGAGGTGGTGGGCCTGATGTGCCTGCGCGCCTTCCTCGCCGCACCCGACGCGCCGCCCGACCGGGGGCACCAGTACGACCGGCTGGCGCCCGGCGCCCGACGACTCGGGGCGGCCTTCCAGAAGCTCAACTTCGTGCGCGACCTGTCCGACGACCACGACGTGCTGCGCCGCGACTACTTCCCCGGCCTCGACGTCGAGGCCTTCTGCGACCGGGACCGCGACCTCATCCTCGACGACATCGACGCCGACCTGCGGGCCGCCGCGGCCGTCGTCCCCGACCTGCCGCCCAGCAGCCGCCGCGCGGTGCGGGCCGCGCACGCGACGTTCGCCGAGCTGGCCACGCGCCTGCGTGCCGCCTCCGCCGACGAGATCCGGCGGACCCGCGTCCGCGTCCCCACCGCCGTCAAGCTGCGCCTCGCAGTCGGCGCCATCCACGGAGGTCGGTCGTGA
- the crtI gene encoding phytoene desaturase family protein: MTLRLPERITRRGPALHPAEDGSSASVVVIGGGIAGLATAALLASRGHSVDLLEKNDDLGGRVGSVERDGFRFDTGASWYLMPEVFEHFFELLGTSADAELDLRVLDPSYRVFFEGHPEPIDLRPDREHNRALFESLEPGAGERFDAYLRSAEDTYDMALRRFLYTNFDSPSSFLHPDVVRRTPRLGRLLTRSLESHVAASFSDNRLRQVLGYPAVFLGSSPSRAPSMYHLMSRLDLGDRVLYPQGGFTQLIEVIASLARRHGARLHTGTAATGIVTADPAGGGRPGVAGVAYREEHGGATGTFAADVVVGAADLHHLETALLPEPLQTHPEPSWRGRSPGPGAVLAMLGVEGRLPELPHHSLFFTSDWRQNFGDIFGKDARVPDPASIYVCKPSETDPSVAPEGCENLFVLVPVPADTAIGAGGDEGAGSELVERTADAAIDQVAGWAGIPDLRDRIRVRHTVGPDDFATRYNAWRGGALGLEHTLRQSAFFRPGNVSGKVDGLLYAGASTVPGVGLPMCLISAELVLKRLSGDRSSLPVGR, from the coding sequence GTGACCCTGCGTCTTCCCGAGCGCATCACCCGGCGCGGTCCCGCGCTGCACCCCGCCGAGGACGGCTCGTCCGCGAGCGTGGTCGTCATCGGCGGCGGCATCGCCGGCCTCGCCACGGCGGCCCTGCTCGCCTCCCGCGGGCACAGCGTCGACCTGCTCGAGAAGAACGACGACCTGGGCGGGCGCGTCGGCAGCGTCGAGCGCGACGGGTTCCGCTTCGACACCGGCGCGTCGTGGTACCTCATGCCCGAGGTCTTCGAGCACTTCTTCGAGCTCCTCGGCACCTCGGCCGACGCCGAGCTGGACCTGCGGGTGCTCGACCCGAGCTACCGGGTGTTCTTCGAGGGGCACCCCGAGCCGATCGACCTGCGACCCGACCGCGAGCACAACCGGGCGCTCTTCGAGTCGCTGGAGCCGGGTGCCGGCGAGCGCTTCGACGCCTACCTCCGCTCGGCGGAGGACACCTACGACATGGCGCTGCGCCGCTTCCTCTACACCAACTTCGACTCGCCGTCGTCCTTCCTGCACCCCGACGTGGTGCGGCGCACGCCCCGGCTCGGCCGGCTGCTCACCCGGTCGCTCGAGAGCCACGTGGCCGCGTCGTTCTCCGACAACCGCCTGCGCCAGGTGCTCGGCTACCCCGCCGTCTTCCTCGGCTCCTCGCCCAGCCGGGCGCCGAGCATGTACCACCTGATGAGCCGGCTCGACCTGGGCGACCGCGTGCTCTACCCGCAGGGTGGCTTCACGCAGCTGATCGAGGTCATCGCCTCGCTCGCGCGCCGTCACGGTGCGCGCCTGCACACCGGCACGGCGGCGACCGGCATCGTCACCGCCGACCCCGCCGGCGGCGGGCGGCCCGGCGTCGCGGGCGTGGCCTACCGCGAGGAGCACGGCGGTGCGACCGGCACGTTCGCCGCGGACGTCGTGGTCGGTGCCGCCGACCTGCACCACCTCGAGACGGCCCTGCTGCCCGAGCCGCTGCAGACCCACCCGGAGCCGTCCTGGCGCGGCCGCTCCCCCGGTCCGGGGGCGGTGCTGGCCATGCTCGGCGTCGAGGGGCGACTGCCCGAGCTGCCGCACCACTCGCTGTTCTTCACCTCCGACTGGAGGCAGAACTTCGGCGACATCTTCGGCAAGGACGCCCGCGTCCCCGACCCGGCCTCGATCTACGTCTGCAAGCCCTCCGAGACCGACCCCTCCGTCGCGCCCGAGGGCTGCGAGAACCTCTTCGTGCTGGTGCCCGTGCCCGCCGACACCGCCATCGGTGCCGGTGGCGACGAGGGGGCCGGGTCCGAGCTGGTCGAGCGCACCGCGGACGCCGCCATCGACCAGGTCGCCGGCTGGGCCGGCATCCCGGACCTCCGCGACCGCATCCGGGTGCGCCACACCGTAGGCCCCGACGACTTCGCCACGCGCTACAACGCCTGGCGCGGCGGCGCCCTGGGCCTGGAGCACACCCTGCGGCAGAGCGCCTTCTTCCGGCCGGGCAACGTCTCGGGCAAGGTCGACGGCCTGCTCTACGCCGGCGCCAGCACGGTGCCGGGCGTGGGCCTGCCGATGTGCCTGATCAGCGCCGAGCTGGTGCTCAAGCGGCTGTCGGGCGACCGGTCCAGCCTGCCGGTGGGGCGATGA
- a CDS encoding lycopene cyclase domain-containing protein: MTLPHWSYVAMLVFCLVGTLPLVPAFRLRVLRQPRRLLLTVLLAGTPFLLWDLYATHAGHWWFDEEQTLPWRVAGLPLEEISFFVVIPVVAVLTLEGVRAARRGVRPGSGRRREEAR, from the coding sequence ATGACGCTGCCGCACTGGTCCTACGTCGCGATGCTGGTGTTCTGCCTCGTCGGCACCCTGCCGCTCGTGCCGGCGTTCCGCCTCCGGGTGCTGCGCCAGCCGCGCCGCCTCCTCCTGACCGTGCTCCTGGCCGGGACGCCGTTCCTGCTGTGGGACCTCTACGCCACCCACGCGGGCCACTGGTGGTTCGACGAGGAGCAGACCCTGCCGTGGCGGGTCGCCGGGCTGCCGCTGGAGGAGATCTCCTTCTTCGTCGTGATCCCGGTCGTGGCGGTGCTGACGCTGGAGGGGGTCCGCGCAGCCCGCCGGGGCGTACGGCCCGGGTCGGGCCGGCGCCGCGAGGAGGCCCGATGA
- a CDS encoding lycopene cyclase domain-containing protein: MSYTALAALGVVAAIVLDRWVARTRITSTSDWWSAYAIIVFFQLLTNGWLTGRGIVRYDPDTILGSEDVVLVGDGRILFAPVEDLAFGFALVLTSCVAWTWLGRHRAADSTVDSAVDRATS, translated from the coding sequence ATGAGCTACACCGCCCTCGCGGCCCTCGGCGTCGTGGCCGCGATCGTCCTCGACCGCTGGGTCGCGCGCACCAGGATCACCTCGACCAGCGACTGGTGGTCGGCCTACGCCATCATCGTGTTCTTCCAGCTGCTCACCAACGGCTGGCTGACCGGGCGCGGCATCGTGCGCTACGACCCCGACACCATCCTCGGCAGCGAGGACGTGGTCCTGGTCGGGGACGGCCGGATCCTCTTCGCACCGGTGGAGGACCTGGCGTTCGGCTTCGCGCTCGTGCTCACCAGCTGCGTGGCCTGGACGTGGCTGGGCCGCCACCGTGCCGCGGACAGCACCGTCGACAGCGCCGTCGACAGGGCGACGTCGTGA
- a CDS encoding cytochrome P450 — protein sequence MSVTTRIQAFQESMQPTDVGVPGPTSLEMARGFRSIRADPLSFLVAVSGRFGDLVSFPVPGAPALLLNNPADARHVLQTAARNWRKETVQYAALARVTGPGLLASAEPSWIEHRRLAAPAFHHQRLLAVSAQVRAAARDAVGATLDRSAPAQGRTVDVAALTHTIGLDAVGRALFSTDLSGQAQALLDATSDAAELVVRLGRSVLPTAAWTPTRTNLRLRSARRRLDSGAAEIIAQRRARGATSTHGDDLLGLLLDSGMTDGEVRDELVTMVVAGHETVAAGLAWTLMLLAEHPEAQDRLRAELADHPGPVTLLDHRDQLPWTRAVIDEALRLFPPAWALSRRSDAADVIGGREVPPGTLVIISPWLMHRREDPWTEPLAFRPERFLDSGAGRSAYLPFGLGPRLCIGREFALGEMVVVLAELLREHRVTVPAGWVRPRAEAKVAVHPRGGMPLVVTRTGGGPA from the coding sequence GTGAGCGTCACGACGCGGATCCAGGCCTTCCAGGAGTCCATGCAGCCCACCGACGTGGGGGTCCCCGGGCCCACCTCGCTGGAGATGGCGCGGGGCTTCCGGTCCATCCGTGCCGATCCGCTGTCGTTCCTGGTGGCGGTGTCCGGGCGGTTCGGTGACCTCGTGTCCTTCCCGGTGCCGGGAGCCCCGGCGCTGCTGCTCAACAACCCCGCCGACGCCCGCCACGTCCTGCAGACCGCGGCCCGCAACTGGCGCAAGGAGACGGTGCAGTACGCCGCCCTGGCGCGGGTCACCGGTCCGGGCCTCCTCGCCTCGGCCGAGCCCAGCTGGATCGAGCACCGGCGGCTGGCGGCACCCGCCTTCCACCACCAGCGGCTCCTCGCGGTGAGCGCCCAGGTGCGCGCCGCCGCCCGCGACGCCGTCGGCGCGACGCTCGACCGGTCCGCCCCCGCGCAAGGCCGCACCGTCGACGTCGCGGCCCTGACGCACACCATCGGGCTCGACGCGGTCGGCCGCGCGCTCTTCTCCACCGACCTGTCGGGACAGGCGCAGGCGCTGCTGGACGCCACGAGCGACGCCGCCGAGCTCGTCGTGCGCCTCGGCCGCTCCGTCCTCCCGACGGCCGCCTGGACGCCCACCCGCACCAACCTGCGGCTGCGCTCGGCCCGGCGTCGCCTCGACTCCGGTGCCGCCGAGATCATCGCCCAGCGGCGCGCACGGGGCGCGACCTCGACCCACGGCGACGACCTCCTCGGCCTGCTCCTCGACAGCGGCATGACCGACGGCGAGGTGCGCGACGAGCTCGTCACGATGGTCGTCGCCGGGCACGAGACGGTGGCCGCGGGGCTGGCCTGGACGCTCATGCTGCTCGCCGAGCACCCCGAGGCCCAGGACCGGCTGCGCGCCGAGCTGGCCGACCACCCCGGACCCGTGACGCTGCTCGACCACCGCGACCAGCTGCCCTGGACCCGGGCCGTGATCGACGAGGCCCTCCGCCTCTTCCCGCCCGCCTGGGCGCTCTCGCGCCGCTCGGACGCCGCCGACGTCATCGGCGGGCGTGAGGTGCCGCCCGGGACGCTGGTCATCATCAGCCCGTGGTTGATGCACCGCCGCGAGGACCCGTGGACCGAGCCGCTGGCGTTCCGGCCGGAGCGGTTCCTCGACAGCGGGGCCGGACGATCGGCCTACCTGCCCTTCGGGCTCGGCCCGCGACTGTGCATCGGCCGCGAGTTCGCCCTCGGCGAGATGGTCGTGGTGCTGGCCGAGCTGCTGCGCGAGCACCGCGTCACCGTGCCCGCCGGCTGGGTCAGGCCGCGCGCGGAGGCCAAGGTCGCCGTGCACCCCCGCGGGGGGATGCCTCTCGTCGTGACCCGCACGGGAGGCGGCCCGGCATGA
- a CDS encoding glycosyltransferase: MTEVVIVLLLLAAAAWAQWLVADLRTLPAPGTRPAPAPGAGHRRVSVVVPARDEEQTLPDLLASLATLTVPVAEVVVVDDASADRTADVAAGAGARVVPAGTPPPGWTGKAWACHRGAEEASGDLLLFLDADTVLAPHALESLLVEHRRRGGLVSVQPFHAVRRPYEQLSAYFNLVAVMASSAFTRHPRRAMAFGPCLLTARDDLAHAGGHAAVRGEVLDDASLAAAYHRAGLPVWCAVGGDALRMRSYPGGLGQLVAGWTKNIASGASAASPSATLGTVLWISAHHAVAVGAVSSLLELVTGLGDGLSTGHPLLWAVAWLGTSWQVRHVLRQVGAFRWWTWALFPLPLLAFDLVFARSAALTVVRRSVPWRGREVDLRGRGSAREVV; encoded by the coding sequence ATGACCGAGGTCGTGATCGTCCTGCTCCTGCTGGCCGCCGCGGCGTGGGCCCAGTGGCTGGTCGCCGACCTCCGGACGCTCCCTGCACCCGGGACTCGTCCCGCACCGGCTCCCGGTGCGGGACACCGGCGGGTGTCGGTCGTGGTGCCGGCGCGCGACGAGGAGCAGACCCTCCCCGACCTCCTCGCCTCGCTGGCGACGCTCACCGTGCCGGTCGCCGAGGTGGTCGTGGTCGACGACGCCTCGGCCGACCGCACCGCTGACGTCGCCGCCGGGGCCGGTGCGCGCGTCGTACCCGCCGGCACGCCTCCGCCCGGCTGGACCGGGAAGGCGTGGGCCTGCCACCGCGGCGCCGAGGAGGCGTCGGGCGACCTGCTCCTGTTCCTCGACGCCGACACCGTGCTCGCGCCCCACGCCCTCGAGTCCCTCCTGGTCGAGCATCGCCGGCGCGGCGGACTGGTGTCGGTGCAGCCGTTCCACGCCGTCCGCCGGCCCTACGAGCAGCTGTCGGCCTACTTCAACCTGGTGGCGGTGATGGCGAGCTCCGCCTTCACCCGGCACCCCCGGCGAGCGATGGCCTTCGGCCCGTGCCTGCTCACCGCCCGCGACGACCTGGCCCACGCCGGCGGGCACGCGGCGGTCCGCGGCGAGGTCCTCGACGACGCGTCGCTGGCCGCCGCCTACCACCGGGCCGGCCTGCCGGTGTGGTGCGCGGTCGGCGGCGACGCGCTGCGGATGCGCAGCTATCCCGGCGGGCTCGGTCAGCTCGTGGCCGGGTGGACCAAGAACATCGCGTCCGGGGCGTCGGCCGCCTCACCGTCCGCCACGCTGGGCACGGTGCTGTGGATCAGCGCCCACCACGCCGTGGCGGTCGGAGCGGTGAGCTCGCTCCTCGAGCTCGTGACCGGGCTCGGTGATGGCCTCAGCACCGGCCACCCGCTGCTGTGGGCCGTCGCCTGGCTGGGCACGTCGTGGCAGGTGCGCCACGTCCTGCGGCAGGTGGGGGCGTTCCGCTGGTGGACGTGGGCGCTGTTCCCGCTGCCGCTGCTCGCGTTCGACCTCGTCTTCGCGCGCTCCGCCGCGCTCACCGTCGTACGCCGCTCCGTGCCCTGGCGCGGGCGCGAGGTCGACCTGCGCGGGCGCGGGTCGGCCAGGGAGGTGGTGTGA
- a CDS encoding glycosyl-4,4'-diaponeurosporenoate acyltransferase CrtO family protein translates to MLRYVMPQTLTVVVDVLAWGFFHAATGYAAHRVPAAWLDRDRWALRPRRFEAGGTWYRRRLRIHRWKDRLPEAGALFQGGVSKRQLPAHDLDGLLLFVRETRRAELAHWWALSCGPLFVLWNPPLAAGLLVAYGVLVNLPFIAIQRYNRFRTQSLIERLSRRRSPHEQ, encoded by the coding sequence ATGCTGCGCTACGTCATGCCGCAGACGCTCACCGTCGTCGTCGACGTCCTCGCGTGGGGCTTCTTCCACGCCGCCACCGGCTACGCCGCGCACCGGGTCCCCGCCGCGTGGCTCGACCGCGACCGCTGGGCGCTGCGGCCGCGACGCTTCGAGGCGGGCGGGACGTGGTACCGGCGGCGGCTGCGCATCCACCGCTGGAAAGACCGGCTCCCCGAGGCCGGCGCGCTGTTCCAGGGCGGCGTCAGCAAGCGCCAGCTGCCGGCCCACGACCTCGACGGCCTGCTGCTGTTCGTCCGCGAGACCCGGCGCGCCGAGCTGGCCCACTGGTGGGCCCTGTCGTGCGGTCCGCTCTTCGTGCTGTGGAACCCGCCCCTCGCGGCAGGCCTGCTGGTCGCCTACGGCGTGCTGGTCAACCTTCCGTTCATCGCCATCCAGCGCTACAACCGCTTCCGTACGCAGTCGCTGATCGAGCGGCTGTCCCGACGCCGGAGCCCGCATGAGCAGTGA
- a CDS encoding phosphatase PAP2 family protein: MSSEAAERQATPRARVRPDEGTGSRHGPIAQLLIAWSPLSAILAAYWLAQWITAPLGTGDGASTNRLGAGLHVLGPAHGDERVFGTVPSSWLQQRLTDGGTHWYDAVAALVYVTHFVTIPLLTAVVWFRLRDRFRDWLTAVLAMSLIGIAGYLLYPAAPPWLASQRGAIESVDRISHVGWEHLGLGGIGSLVELGQSGSNPVAAMPSLHAGAALLTALFLWPSVGRIARAALLTYAVAMALTLVYTGEHYVVDVAAGWLVAALGAAAPRAGRALLGTHARVPHGYPSSPGPGDA; this comes from the coding sequence ATGAGCAGTGAAGCCGCCGAACGCCAGGCAACCCCCCGCGCCCGGGTCCGTCCCGACGAGGGGACCGGGTCGCGCCACGGGCCGATCGCGCAGCTCCTCATCGCCTGGTCCCCCCTCAGCGCGATCCTCGCCGCCTACTGGCTCGCCCAGTGGATCACCGCCCCGCTCGGCACCGGCGACGGCGCGTCCACCAACCGGCTCGGCGCCGGCCTGCACGTCCTGGGTCCGGCGCACGGCGACGAGCGCGTCTTCGGCACGGTCCCCAGCAGCTGGCTTCAGCAGCGCCTCACCGACGGGGGCACGCACTGGTACGACGCGGTGGCGGCCCTCGTCTACGTCACCCACTTCGTCACCATCCCGCTGCTGACGGCCGTGGTGTGGTTCCGGCTGCGCGACCGGTTCCGCGACTGGCTCACCGCCGTGCTGGCCATGTCGCTCATCGGGATCGCGGGCTACCTCCTCTACCCCGCCGCGCCGCCCTGGCTGGCCTCGCAGCGGGGCGCCATCGAGTCCGTGGACCGCATCTCCCACGTGGGGTGGGAGCACCTCGGGCTGGGTGGGATCGGGTCCCTGGTGGAGCTCGGCCAGTCCGGCAGCAACCCGGTCGCCGCCATGCCGTCGCTGCACGCCGGTGCCGCCCTGCTGACCGCGCTGTTCCTCTGGCCCTCCGTCGGCCGGATCGCCCGGGCCGCCCTGCTGACCTACGCCGTGGCGATGGCCCTGACCCTCGTCTACACCGGCGAGCACTACGTCGTCGACGTCGCGGCGGGCTGGCTCGTCGCCGCCCTCGGCGCCGCCGCCCCACGGGCGGGCCGCGCGCTGCTGGGCACGCATGCGCGGGTTCCCCACGGGTACCCCTCCTCACCCGGGCCGGGCGACGCATGA
- a CDS encoding UbiA family prenyltransferase, whose protein sequence is MTGPDARTEGLVTAGVAPEPAAGRSPVRGLVAASHPAPALAVTVLAGLLAAAQGLSPGRAALVVAAVLAGQLSIGWSNDLVDLSRDRRAGRLDKPLVTGAGSGRVVRLACAGAVVACVGLSLALGTVAGLLHLGCVASAWAYNLGLKATVWSWVPYALSFGGLTAVVTWADGEAPPWWWPVGAALLGVGAHLLNVLPDLDDDAATGVRGLPHRLGPRRIAPVAGAVLVAASAVVLVGAAPPTVVAVAAAACVLVLAVVVVRGSGRLPFLAAIAIALADAALLVVAR, encoded by the coding sequence ATGACCGGCCCCGACGCGCGGACGGAGGGCCTGGTGACCGCCGGAGTCGCTCCTGAGCCGGCCGCCGGGCGTTCTCCCGTCCGGGGCCTGGTCGCCGCGTCGCACCCTGCGCCGGCGCTGGCCGTCACCGTCCTGGCGGGGCTCCTCGCCGCGGCGCAGGGCCTCAGCCCCGGCCGCGCCGCGCTCGTCGTGGCGGCGGTGCTGGCCGGACAGCTGTCCATCGGCTGGAGCAACGACCTCGTCGACCTGTCCCGTGACCGCCGGGCGGGACGCCTCGACAAGCCGCTGGTCACCGGCGCGGGGTCGGGGCGCGTCGTACGCCTGGCGTGCGCGGGCGCGGTCGTGGCCTGCGTCGGGCTGTCCCTGGCGCTCGGGACCGTCGCCGGGCTGCTGCACCTGGGCTGCGTCGCGTCGGCGTGGGCCTACAACCTCGGCCTCAAGGCCACCGTCTGGTCGTGGGTGCCCTACGCCCTGTCCTTCGGGGGGCTGACGGCCGTGGTGACCTGGGCCGACGGCGAGGCGCCGCCGTGGTGGTGGCCCGTCGGCGCGGCGCTGCTCGGCGTGGGCGCCCACCTGCTCAACGTCCTGCCCGACCTCGACGACGACGCCGCCACCGGCGTCCGCGGCCTGCCGCACCGGCTCGGCCCCCGTCGGATCGCGCCGGTGGCCGGCGCCGTCCTCGTCGCCGCATCCGCGGTGGTGCTCGTGGGTGCCGCACCGCCCACCGTCGTCGCCGTGGCGGCGGCCGCGTGCGTCCTGGTCCTCGCGGTCGTCGTGGTCCGCGGCTCGGGTCGGCTGCCCTTCCTGGCCGCCATCGCCATCGCCCTCGCCGACGCGGCGCTCCTGGTGGTGGCGCGATGA
- a CDS encoding NAD(P)/FAD-dependent oxidoreductase, producing the protein MTTPQVEEHWDVVVVGAGPAGAAAALGALTADPALRVLLLDRSDFPRDKSCGDGIAPHVLDSLAEVGAGDVIDDWAPLRDLEMSHGHVSVSGAMRREVHVVPREVFDARLVERAVAAGAVLRRHRATSVSTPGVPVVSGEIGAEVVVGADGAHSLVREALLGRRRDPRAIAIRGYAPTTPEMRGRQLIRYGHRRQPSYAWAFDRGDGLANVGYGELLPDDRSGAAPPSRALLLEQLEELVPGAAATGSGWRGHHLPLSSWRWDQPDGRVLLVGDAAGLVNPMTGEGIYYAVATGIAAGRNAAGAIRSGRADDAGARHRRVVRSLLGRHLRHTFVASRLARAPRLVDAGIEAAGRDRHVFDTLVELGLGGGRIDARLATGLLRSLARPSRPSPELDTDPQEVRGG; encoded by the coding sequence ATGACGACCCCGCAGGTGGAGGAGCACTGGGACGTCGTCGTGGTCGGGGCCGGCCCGGCGGGCGCCGCCGCGGCGCTGGGCGCGCTGACCGCCGACCCGGCACTGCGCGTCCTGCTCCTCGACCGCAGCGACTTCCCGCGCGACAAGTCCTGCGGCGACGGCATCGCGCCGCACGTCCTCGACTCCCTGGCGGAGGTCGGCGCCGGCGACGTCATCGACGACTGGGCGCCGCTGCGCGACCTCGAGATGTCCCACGGCCACGTGTCCGTGTCGGGCGCGATGCGGCGCGAGGTCCACGTGGTGCCCCGCGAGGTCTTCGACGCCCGCCTGGTCGAGCGGGCCGTCGCGGCCGGCGCGGTCCTGCGCCGGCACCGCGCCACCTCGGTCAGCACCCCGGGGGTCCCGGTCGTCTCCGGGGAGATCGGCGCCGAGGTGGTCGTCGGGGCCGACGGCGCCCACTCCCTGGTCCGCGAGGCGCTGCTGGGCAGGCGTCGCGACCCCCGCGCCATCGCGATCCGCGGCTACGCCCCCACCACGCCGGAGATGCGCGGTCGGCAGCTCATCCGCTACGGCCACCGCCGGCAGCCGTCGTACGCCTGGGCCTTCGACCGCGGCGACGGCCTGGCCAACGTCGGCTACGGCGAGCTGCTGCCGGACGACCGGTCCGGGGCCGCTCCCCCGAGCCGGGCGCTGCTGCTCGAGCAGCTCGAGGAGCTCGTCCCCGGCGCGGCCGCCACCGGCTCCGGCTGGCGCGGGCACCACCTGCCGCTCAGCAGCTGGCGGTGGGACCAGCCCGACGGGCGCGTCCTCCTGGTCGGTGACGCGGCCGGACTGGTCAACCCGATGACGGGCGAGGGCATCTACTACGCCGTCGCCACCGGCATCGCCGCGGGCCGCAACGCGGCCGGGGCGATCAGGAGCGGGCGGGCCGACGACGCCGGTGCCCGGCACCGCCGGGTCGTGCGCTCGCTGCTGGGCCGACACCTGCGTCACACCTTCGTGGCGTCCCGGCTGGCCCGCGCGCCCCGGCTCGTCGACGCCGGGATCGAGGCGGCCGGCCGCGACCGCCACGTCTTCGACACCCTCGTGGAGCTCGGGCTCGGTGGCGGCCGCATCGACGCCCGCCTCGCCACCGGCCTGCTCCGCTCCCTCGCCCGACCGTCCCGCCCCTCCCCCGAGCTCGACACCGACCCCCAGGAAGTCCGAGGTGGCTGA